Proteins from one Mycolicibacter virginiensis genomic window:
- a CDS encoding SDR family NAD(P)-dependent oxidoreductase: MSSGDRPEWAQQYGPWAVVAGGSEGVGAEFAVQLAEAGINLVLIARKPDPLRETADRCRTRGVRVRELTVDLTAADAVPRIDEATSDLEVGLLIYNAGANTHSAEFLDGDPAAFERVLDLNVRTPLALVHHFGRPMRDRRRGGLLLVGSLTGYLGSARQTVYGGTKAFTRIYAEGLWLELRDYNVHVLELVLGVTRTPAMARAGLNFDVPGLRVSDPAEVAREGLDQLSRGPVHVISAHADSPALHATADRAEAVLASHRLMQKLLSGGPPSR; the protein is encoded by the coding sequence TTGTCTAGCGGTGATCGACCCGAGTGGGCGCAGCAGTACGGCCCCTGGGCTGTGGTCGCCGGCGGCTCGGAAGGCGTCGGCGCCGAGTTCGCGGTCCAGCTGGCCGAAGCCGGTATCAACCTGGTCCTGATCGCGCGCAAGCCAGACCCGCTGCGTGAGACCGCCGACCGGTGCAGGACACGCGGCGTGCGCGTCCGTGAACTGACGGTCGACCTGACTGCCGCAGATGCGGTCCCCCGGATCGACGAGGCGACGTCGGACCTCGAAGTCGGGTTGCTGATCTACAACGCGGGAGCCAACACGCACAGCGCGGAGTTCCTCGACGGCGACCCGGCTGCCTTCGAGCGAGTGCTCGACCTCAACGTACGGACGCCGCTGGCGCTGGTCCACCATTTCGGGAGGCCGATGCGCGATCGGCGGCGCGGCGGTCTGCTGCTGGTCGGGTCGCTGACCGGGTATCTCGGTTCGGCGCGGCAGACCGTTTACGGAGGCACGAAGGCGTTCACCCGGATCTACGCCGAGGGCCTCTGGCTGGAGTTGCGCGACTACAACGTGCACGTCTTGGAGCTGGTGCTCGGCGTGACCAGGACGCCTGCCATGGCACGGGCGGGCCTCAACTTCGACGTACCGGGGCTGCGAGTATCCGATCCGGCCGAGGTCGCCCGCGAAGGCCTCGACCAGCTGTCCCGGGGACCGGTGCACGTCATCTCGGCCCACGCCGACAGTCCTGCCCTGCACGCCACCGCAGATCGTGCCGAAGCCGTGCTCGCCTCACATCGGCTGATGCAGAAGCTGCTCTCAGGCGGCCCCCCGAGCCGCTGA
- a CDS encoding acyl-CoA thioesterase — protein MQTSASEVSAHPDYGGPLLGSGSQLERATLDALDRLQQVLTLRPLGDDRYRAGNEAGRFGRIFGGQLIAQAMTAAAATVPELSAHSIHASFLRPGDSGVPLEIAVDRTRDGRTMSARQVTIQQGGRTLVVATVSFDTSPDGIDAAPVPLPGPEPAALPLLQHWVQHAPPYLAGQGNTWIERPPPLEVRTAEAPVFLGGAQAPGPRAHWMRLPRGIDGDPQLHAVLLAYASDYLLVDTAFRAHPQPVDHATHTGLTLDHSVWLHRPVHFERWHLYTQQTVATAGHRALVHGTMVDAAGRHVASTAQEVLVRPIAELPVPQKPEGQ, from the coding sequence GTGCAGACGTCGGCGTCCGAAGTCTCCGCTCACCCCGACTACGGCGGCCCCTTGCTCGGGTCCGGAAGCCAACTGGAACGCGCCACGCTCGACGCGCTGGACCGGCTGCAGCAGGTGTTGACGCTGCGCCCACTCGGCGATGACCGATACCGGGCGGGAAACGAGGCCGGCCGGTTCGGCCGGATCTTCGGCGGCCAGCTGATTGCCCAGGCGATGACAGCAGCCGCGGCCACGGTCCCCGAGCTCTCCGCCCACTCCATCCACGCATCGTTTCTGCGGCCCGGCGACTCAGGTGTACCGCTGGAGATCGCGGTCGACCGCACCCGCGACGGTCGCACCATGTCGGCGCGGCAGGTCACCATCCAGCAGGGCGGCCGCACCCTCGTGGTGGCGACGGTGTCCTTCGACACCAGCCCGGACGGCATAGATGCCGCCCCCGTGCCGCTGCCTGGACCCGAACCGGCGGCTCTTCCGCTGCTACAGCACTGGGTGCAACACGCCCCGCCCTATCTGGCAGGGCAAGGGAACACCTGGATAGAACGGCCCCCACCGCTGGAAGTCCGCACCGCCGAAGCCCCGGTATTCCTCGGCGGTGCGCAAGCGCCGGGTCCGCGTGCCCACTGGATGCGGTTGCCGCGCGGAATCGACGGCGACCCGCAACTGCACGCGGTGCTCCTTGCCTACGCCAGCGACTACCTCCTGGTGGACACCGCGTTTCGTGCCCACCCGCAGCCGGTCGATCATGCCACGCACACCGGCCTGACCCTGGACCACAGCGTGTGGCTACACCGCCCAGTCCACTTCGAGCGATGGCATCTCTACACCCAGCAGACCGTCGCCACGGCCGGACATCGTGCCCTGGTGCACGGCACCATGGTGGATGCCGCAGGGAGGCATGTGGCCAGCACCGCGCAAGAAGTCCTCGTCCGGCCGATAGCCGAGCTGCCAGTGCCACAGAAACCCGAGGGACAGTAG
- a CDS encoding DUF1906 domain-containing protein, protein MTRSASRRDVLRYAAVLGPALALPGVLGATAGAPRAGANGLQVIDFAHRLVSPDQIKAAGFDGALVYVSELRPGATFDFKPVTRDYADGLRAAGLQVASCYQFGKPGWTQSPSDFTRGYDGGVADAQTALRLHIAAGGPPSAPIYFSVDEDIDATTWKNVAVQWFRGINSVLGVDRTGIYGGARQCTWAINDGVIGRSTSPGHRWAWQTRAWSRGDREPAAVLFQREIVTATEPGFVIDDVHVDVNDVLAADFGQWDLARQQGELS, encoded by the coding sequence GTGACGCGTTCCGCTTCGCGGCGCGACGTGCTGAGGTATGCCGCGGTACTCGGCCCGGCGCTGGCCCTGCCCGGCGTTCTCGGGGCGACGGCCGGCGCACCGCGGGCTGGTGCGAACGGGCTGCAGGTCATCGATTTCGCCCACCGGTTGGTCTCGCCGGACCAGATCAAGGCCGCCGGATTCGACGGAGCGTTGGTCTACGTCTCCGAGCTCCGGCCGGGTGCCACCTTCGACTTCAAGCCCGTCACCCGCGACTATGCCGACGGGCTACGCGCCGCCGGTCTGCAGGTCGCCAGCTGCTACCAGTTCGGCAAACCGGGTTGGACGCAGTCGCCGTCGGACTTCACCCGGGGCTACGACGGCGGCGTGGCCGATGCGCAGACTGCGCTGCGGCTGCATATCGCGGCCGGGGGACCGCCGTCAGCGCCGATCTACTTCAGTGTCGACGAGGACATCGACGCCACAACCTGGAAGAACGTCGCGGTCCAATGGTTTCGCGGGATCAACTCCGTACTGGGCGTTGACCGCACCGGAATCTACGGCGGCGCCCGCCAGTGCACCTGGGCGATCAACGACGGTGTGATCGGAAGGTCGACCAGCCCGGGTCACCGGTGGGCATGGCAGACCCGCGCATGGTCGCGCGGAGACCGCGAACCGGCAGCCGTACTCTTCCAACGAGAAATCGTCACCGCGACCGAGCCGGGTTTCGTCATCGACGACGTGCATGTGGACGTCAACGACGTTCTTGCCGCGGACTTCGGTCAGTGGGACCTCGCCCGACAACAGGGGGAACTTTCGTGA
- a CDS encoding PPE family protein, with amino-acid sequence MDYGSMPPEINSARMYAGAGSGPMLAAAASWNLLAAELRSAATSFEWLVASLASQGWWGPSASAMAAASEPYFVWLSVTAEQAEQTAAQAYAAAEAYAAAHAMTVPPAAIETNRVLLASLVKTNALGQNTPAIAATEARYGQMWAQDAVAMYGYAAASATATQLIPFADAPETTNQDDGTQATGGVDPTDAHAQLPDALRSLASPAEGSRPTDPDWHWTKFFDGLFDGTWGHDDGSGLNINAQLWNTIAATGIFDPGGNIEGFSGLATLGFLARGMDGGTAALARGGLGPMPGMTLASTATSGLETAGRAAGGSGSPVAAGVGRATLVGSLSTPPSWAAATPAGAPAAGTGSGWTVAPESRSMTALPPPIPPGGAGRNGSYGLGTPRYGVKLTVMPRPVGVG; translated from the coding sequence ATGGACTACGGATCGATGCCACCAGAGATCAATTCGGCGCGCATGTACGCCGGAGCAGGATCAGGGCCGATGCTGGCCGCTGCGGCGTCCTGGAATTTACTGGCCGCGGAATTGCGTTCGGCGGCAACATCGTTCGAGTGGCTGGTCGCGAGCCTGGCCAGTCAGGGCTGGTGGGGGCCATCCGCATCGGCGATGGCGGCGGCTTCCGAGCCCTACTTTGTATGGCTGAGTGTGACCGCCGAGCAGGCTGAGCAGACCGCGGCACAGGCCTACGCCGCGGCCGAAGCGTATGCCGCGGCCCACGCTATGACGGTGCCGCCGGCGGCGATCGAGACCAACCGCGTGCTGCTGGCATCATTGGTCAAGACCAACGCACTGGGACAGAACACACCGGCGATCGCAGCGACCGAAGCGCGCTACGGACAGATGTGGGCCCAAGACGCGGTGGCGATGTATGGCTACGCCGCGGCTTCCGCCACCGCCACCCAACTGATCCCCTTTGCCGATGCGCCGGAGACCACCAATCAAGACGACGGCACGCAGGCCACCGGCGGTGTGGACCCCACCGACGCCCACGCCCAACTGCCCGATGCGTTACGGAGCCTGGCGTCGCCGGCGGAGGGCTCGCGTCCCACGGATCCGGACTGGCACTGGACGAAGTTCTTCGACGGCCTCTTCGACGGAACGTGGGGCCACGATGACGGGTCGGGTTTGAACATCAATGCCCAGCTGTGGAACACGATCGCCGCAACCGGCATTTTCGACCCCGGTGGCAACATCGAGGGGTTTTCCGGGCTGGCCACGCTCGGGTTTCTCGCGCGCGGGATGGATGGCGGCACAGCCGCCCTGGCCCGCGGCGGGCTCGGGCCCATGCCGGGCATGACCCTGGCATCGACGGCCACTAGTGGGTTGGAGACCGCGGGCCGCGCTGCCGGTGGCAGCGGCTCCCCGGTGGCCGCGGGAGTGGGCCGGGCCACCCTGGTCGGTTCGCTGTCGACGCCACCCAGCTGGGCGGCGGCAACCCCGGCGGGTGCTCCTGCCGCCGGGACGGGGAGCGGCTGGACCGTCGCCCCGGAGAGCCGGTCGATGACCGCCCTGCCTCCCCCGATTCCTCCGGGCGGCGCCGGGCGCAACGGCAGCTACGGTTTGGGCACGCCGCGCTATGGCGTCAAGCTGACCGTGATGCCGCGGCCCGTCGGGGTCGGTTAG
- a CDS encoding PE family protein codes for MSFVYALPEDLIATAADLRGVGDTVAAQSAAAAAPTTGVIPAAADEVSALTAAQFARHAQMYQAISKRAAVVHEMFVKTLQHSAQSYAATDTANVISVY; via the coding sequence ATGTCTTTCGTGTACGCACTGCCCGAAGATCTCATCGCGACAGCGGCCGATCTGCGCGGTGTCGGCGATACCGTCGCCGCGCAGAGTGCCGCTGCCGCAGCGCCGACCACAGGCGTGATTCCCGCCGCCGCCGACGAGGTCTCCGCCCTGACCGCGGCGCAGTTCGCGCGGCACGCACAGATGTACCAAGCGATCAGTAAGCGCGCCGCGGTGGTGCACGAGATGTTCGTCAAAACCCTGCAGCACAGCGCACAGTCATACGCAGCGACCGATACCGCAAACGTTATCTCGGTCTACTGA
- a CDS encoding DUF1906 domain-containing protein encodes MPDSPRTSRPANHVSRRDALRYASAAALTGLGAASVATPAASAAAPTLIDYAMRQIPAHDIRAAGHAGVINYVSTSRPGSNFGAKPITRPYAESLTAAGLVIVSNFQYGKPGGTAPSDFTRGYPGGVADARTAWQLHSAAGGGQSAPIFFSVDDDIDRNTWNAVALQWFRGINSVLGVQRTGVYGGVNVCQWAAADGVIGVSRTPGKRWAWQTRSWSRGQVDPGAVLYQRIVSTASNPGPIVGGIEVDVNDVLAQDCGQWNLHP; translated from the coding sequence GTGCCTGACTCTCCGCGGACTTCCCGCCCTGCCAACCACGTTTCCCGACGTGACGCGCTGCGGTACGCATCCGCTGCTGCCCTCACCGGGCTGGGCGCAGCGTCCGTCGCCACGCCGGCGGCTTCGGCTGCGGCGCCCACGTTGATCGACTACGCCATGCGCCAGATTCCGGCGCACGACATCCGGGCCGCGGGCCACGCCGGCGTCATCAACTACGTGTCGACGTCGCGGCCCGGCTCCAATTTCGGCGCCAAGCCGATCACCCGGCCCTATGCCGAGTCGCTGACTGCAGCGGGGCTGGTGATCGTCAGCAACTTCCAGTACGGCAAGCCCGGCGGGACGGCCCCGTCGGACTTCACCCGGGGATACCCCGGCGGAGTCGCTGACGCGCGCACCGCCTGGCAACTGCACAGCGCAGCCGGCGGCGGCCAAAGTGCGCCGATCTTCTTCAGCGTCGACGACGACATCGACCGCAACACCTGGAACGCCGTGGCACTGCAGTGGTTTCGCGGAATCAATTCGGTACTGGGAGTGCAGCGCACCGGCGTCTACGGGGGCGTGAACGTGTGCCAGTGGGCGGCTGCCGACGGGGTCATCGGGGTCTCCCGCACACCCGGTAAGCGGTGGGCCTGGCAGACCCGATCCTGGTCACGTGGTCAGGTCGACCCCGGGGCGGTGCTCTACCAACGGATTGTGAGTACCGCCTCGAACCCGGGCCCGATCGTCGGCGGGATCGAAGTCGACGTCAACGACGTCCTGGCCCAGGACTGCGGCCAGTGGAATCTACATCCGTGA
- a CDS encoding TetR family transcriptional regulator, whose product MPRPPVERDAATPSTPAQRQRCERILATAARLGARDGLEAVRMQDVADQSAVSIATLYRYYPTKHHLFSALLLHYTQTAGPAHPPTGCPAADVTDLMVGICRSMLARPRLARAMITSVNARRSESTATGDFDLRTNILSVAGIARPAPRDIQLALLVEQCAYGILSWAVMGETTPAQAERDMRRACELLLAPWRGATHGRPTTLR is encoded by the coding sequence ATGCCCCGCCCGCCGGTTGAGCGCGACGCCGCCACCCCCAGCACGCCCGCACAACGGCAACGCTGCGAACGCATCCTTGCCACCGCGGCCCGACTCGGCGCCCGCGACGGGCTGGAGGCCGTCCGGATGCAGGATGTGGCCGACCAATCGGCGGTATCGATCGCGACCCTCTACCGCTACTACCCCACCAAGCATCACTTGTTCAGCGCCCTGTTGTTGCACTACACCCAGACCGCCGGTCCGGCGCACCCGCCGACGGGCTGTCCGGCAGCCGACGTCACCGATCTCATGGTCGGCATCTGCCGTTCGATGCTCGCGCGACCTCGGCTGGCTCGCGCCATGATCACCTCGGTCAATGCCCGGCGGTCCGAGTCGACGGCAACCGGGGACTTCGACCTGCGAACCAACATCCTGTCCGTCGCCGGCATCGCCCGGCCCGCACCGCGAGACATCCAGTTGGCGCTACTGGTGGAACAGTGCGCCTACGGCATCTTGTCCTGGGCGGTGATGGGTGAGACGACGCCCGCCCAGGCCGAACGCGACATGCGGCGGGCCTGCGAGCTGCTGCTAGCGCCCTGGCGAGGTGCTACGCACGGCCGACCCACGACGCTGCGCTGA
- a CDS encoding SDR family NAD(P)-dependent oxidoreductase: MVLRRVAASLDGRVAVITGGGSGIGRGIAEGFAEFGARVVIWERDTEAARATAKLVGGHACIIDVRDPDQVDAALAETLATVGLPTVLVNNAGGVFASPLLDTAPKGWDTLIRSNLTHVLLCTQRVAQALVRHSAAGSIINVASIEGSRAAPGYAAYAAAKAGVINLTKTAALELALHRIRVNCLAPDLTLTEGIERVGSAEMLANANQMIPMGRTGHVDEMAGAAVFLASDLGSYVTGQTLHVDGGTHAAGGWYHHPDSGDYILGPSRPTTT; the protein is encoded by the coding sequence GTGGTCTTGCGCAGGGTGGCGGCGAGCCTCGATGGACGGGTAGCTGTCATCACCGGAGGTGGTTCGGGGATCGGCCGAGGCATCGCCGAGGGCTTCGCGGAATTCGGCGCCAGGGTGGTGATCTGGGAACGCGACACCGAAGCGGCCCGAGCGACCGCGAAGCTGGTCGGTGGTCACGCATGCATAATTGATGTCCGCGACCCCGATCAGGTCGATGCCGCACTGGCGGAAACCCTTGCCACGGTGGGCCTGCCGACGGTGTTGGTCAACAATGCCGGGGGAGTGTTCGCTTCCCCGTTGCTGGACACCGCACCCAAGGGGTGGGACACCCTGATCCGTTCCAACCTCACCCACGTCCTGCTCTGCACGCAGCGCGTCGCGCAGGCACTGGTCCGTCACAGCGCGGCCGGCAGCATCATCAATGTCGCCAGCATCGAGGGCTCCCGTGCCGCACCTGGCTACGCGGCCTACGCGGCGGCGAAAGCAGGCGTCATCAACCTGACCAAAACGGCGGCTCTGGAGTTGGCGCTGCACCGCATCCGGGTCAACTGCCTGGCCCCGGACCTCACGCTCACCGAAGGTATCGAACGAGTCGGCTCGGCCGAGATGCTGGCCAACGCCAACCAGATGATCCCGATGGGACGGACCGGGCATGTCGACGAAATGGCAGGTGCTGCAGTCTTTCTGGCCAGCGACCTGGGTTCCTACGTGACAGGGCAGACGTTGCACGTCGACGGCGGAACGCACGCTGCGGGCGGCTGGTATCACCATCCCGACAGTGGCGATTACATCCTCGGTCCGTCACGGCCGACAACCACTTAG
- a CDS encoding LLM class F420-dependent oxidoreductase: MRFAFTYPIITHPCDPELVSAQAVTTVAQAAEAAGFGAMGFTDHPAPTQRWLDAGGHDSLDPFVAMGFAAAHTEKIRFIPNVVVLPYRNPFVVAKSGATLDLLSGGRFTLAVGVGYLKGEFAALGVDFDERAALVEESLDVIRAIWTGDDVSFEGRHFRARGITAHPRPVSSPHPPIWIGGNTGRARKRVAERGDGWAPFPASPGLASTARTAEMNSVEVLAAGIDDLKRRCDEAGRDWAAIDICFSNLLGGRPGYDDFEPGAYLDGLGRLAEAGVTWVQVAVPGDSLSHTVEALGHFGESVISTL, from the coding sequence ATGCGGTTCGCGTTCACCTACCCGATCATCACCCATCCATGCGATCCAGAGCTGGTCTCGGCGCAAGCGGTGACCACCGTCGCGCAGGCCGCAGAAGCCGCCGGGTTTGGCGCCATGGGTTTCACGGACCACCCGGCACCTACTCAGCGTTGGCTCGACGCCGGCGGCCACGACAGTCTCGATCCCTTCGTGGCGATGGGATTCGCCGCGGCGCACACCGAAAAGATCCGGTTCATACCGAACGTCGTTGTCTTGCCCTACCGCAACCCGTTTGTGGTGGCGAAATCGGGCGCGACGCTGGATCTGTTGTCGGGGGGAAGGTTCACCTTGGCCGTCGGTGTGGGCTACCTCAAGGGTGAATTTGCCGCTTTGGGGGTGGACTTCGATGAGCGCGCCGCACTGGTCGAGGAGAGCCTGGACGTCATCCGCGCCATCTGGACCGGTGACGACGTCTCCTTCGAAGGCCGGCATTTTCGTGCTCGCGGAATCACCGCCCATCCGCGACCGGTCAGCAGCCCCCATCCGCCGATCTGGATCGGTGGAAACACGGGCAGAGCACGTAAGCGGGTCGCGGAGCGGGGTGATGGCTGGGCACCGTTCCCGGCGTCGCCCGGCCTGGCCAGCACCGCCCGCACCGCCGAGATGAATTCGGTCGAAGTCCTGGCAGCGGGCATCGACGACCTGAAACGGCGCTGCGACGAGGCCGGCCGTGACTGGGCCGCCATCGACATCTGCTTCTCGAACCTCCTAGGCGGCCGTCCCGGCTACGACGACTTCGAGCCCGGCGCCTACCTCGACGGCCTGGGCCGGCTCGCCGAAGCCGGCGTGACCTGGGTACAGGTCGCCGTTCCGGGCGACAGCCTCAGCCACACGGTGGAGGCCCTGGGCCACTTCGGCGAATCGGTGATCAGCACGTTGTAG